One Setaria italica strain Yugu1 chromosome II, Setaria_italica_v2.0, whole genome shotgun sequence DNA segment encodes these proteins:
- the LOC101785046 gene encoding uncharacterized protein LOC101785046 yields the protein MAPRLLACFGRRGGATASAPDEQEDQQQQQQVAPGPVLLELFASQGCGASPEADAVAARLAQDSAAQQEGGGGGPAVVVLAFHVDYWDHSGWKDPFASSAWTVRQKAYVEALRLDTLFTPQVVVQGRAHCVGTEQDALAQAVRDAPRYPAPAMKATFQRPNPTTLQASFTGTLRSRVEGAGGASVLVALYESGLVTDCGRGENKGKSLLNDHVVRRLEKVAAVREGASAKKSVSGTVQFPLWDGFRAAKCGVVLFVQNAALQVLGVQHFDLPDNV from the exons ATGGCGCCGCGGCTGCTGGCGTGCTTTGGCCggaggggcggcgcgacggcgtcggcgccggacGAGCAGgaggaccagcagcagcagcagcaggtagcCCCGGGGCCGGTGCTGTTGGAGCTGTTCGCGTCGCAGGGGTGCGGGGCGTCGCCCGAGGCCGACGCCGTGGCGGCGCGGCTGGCGCAGGACTCCGCGGCTCAgcaggaaggcggcggcggcgggccggccgtGGTGGTGCTGGCGTTCCACGTGGACTACTGGGACCACAGCGGGTGGAAGGACCCCTTCGCGTCCAGCGCCTGGACCGTGCGCCAGAAGGCCTACGTGGAGGCGCTCCGCCTCGACACGCTCTTCACGCCGCAGGTCGTCGTGCAGGGCCGTGCGCACTGCGTCGGCACCGAGCAGGACGCGCTCGCGCAGGCCGTCCGCGACGCGCCGCGATACCCGGCGCCCGCCATGAAG GCGACGTTCCAGCGGCCGAACCCGACGACGCTGCAGGCGTCGTTCACGGGCACCCTGCGCAGCCGCGtggagggcgccggcggcgcgagcgTGCTGGTGGCGCTGTACGAGAGCGGGCTGGTGACGGACTGCGGGCGCGGCGAGAACAAGGGCAAGTCTCTGCTGAACGACCACGTGGTGCGCCGCCtggagaaggtggcggcggtgcgggagggCGCCTCCGCGAAGAAGTCCGTGTCCGGGACCGTCCAGTTCCCGCTCTGGGACGGCTTCCGCGCCGCCAAGTGCGGCGTTGTCCTCTTCGTCCAGAACGCCGCGCTGCAGGTGCTCGGCGTCCAGCACTTCGACCTGCCCGACAACGTCTGA